A DNA window from Hevea brasiliensis isolate MT/VB/25A 57/8 chromosome 2, ASM3005281v1, whole genome shotgun sequence contains the following coding sequences:
- the LOC110643325 gene encoding protein WVD2-like 7 isoform X5 has product MGETAASDRALEVSVSFGRFENDSLSWEKWSSFSQNKYMEEVEKCATPGSVAKKKAYFEAHYKKIAARKAEQLGQEKQMEHDLLGSNDQNGGDPIGKACGTDPESHIPNGQSQTSAEGTGQETKLDSLLGSGHVGEVDEDAAINVEGQGSLIERVEELGIRLDGPTLDKPEEVALVKEDETLYTASQEIKDSPEKLDKETQRIPVIKEENVKLDHWKEYQKTSAMSKIRDVTRIKKKPASPVSKSPQISTSKVPKTMPTSSTLSTSRPSTKKITGSCLAKSKNPSMGESKKVAPKSLHLSLSLDSPNSDPAALASAPMTTTRKSFIMEKMKDKDIVKRAFKTFQNNFSQLKASAEERSLGAKQVLAKGTEVKVSNSMTPRKENAGSFKAANMDKKTAKAAPSSFGLKSDERAEKRKEFSKKLEEKSKAKEAESTCLQTKSKQEKEVETRKLRQSLNFKATPMPGFYRGQKLSKSPLDKEGSKTLGI; this is encoded by the exons ATGGGGGAGACAGCTGCTTCAGATCGTGCCCTTGAAGTGTCGGTTTCATTTGGTAGATTTGAGAATGATTCATTGTCTTGGGAGAAATGGTCATCTTTCTCACAGAATAAGTACATGGAGGAAGTTGAGAAGTGTGCCACACCTGGATCTGTAGCTAAGAAAAAGGCTTACTTTGAAGCCCATTACAAAAAGATTGCTGCCAGAAAGGCTGAGCAGCTGGGTCAGGAGAAGCAAATGGAACATGACTTGCTagggtcaaatgatcaaaatggtgGAGATCCCATTGGAAAAGCTTGTGGGACAGATCCTGAATCTCATATACCCAATGGCCAAAGCCAAACTTCTGCTGAAGGGACTGGGCAAGAAACCAAATTGGATAGTTTGTTGGGTTCTGGCCATGTTGGTGAGGTTGATGAAGATGCTGCAATCAATGTGGAAGGTCAAGGCTCATTGATTGAAAGAGTGGAAGAACTGGGTATCAGACTAGATGGTCCCACACTAGACAAGCCAGAAGAAGTTGCTTTAGTTAAAGAAGATGAGACATTGTACACAGCGTCTCAGGAAATAAAGGACTCGCCAGAGAAGTTGGACAAAGAGACACAAAGGATTCCTGTAATTAAAGAGGAAAATGTGAAGTTAGATCATTGGAAGGAGTATCAAAAG ACTTCTGCAATGAGTAAGATTAGAGACGTGACAAGGATAAAGAAAAAACCAGCATCACCTGTATCTAAATCACCCCAGATTTCCACCTCAAAGGTCCCAAAGACAATGCCAACTTCTAGCACATTGTCCACATCACGGCCTTCAACAAAGAAAATAACTGGTTCATGCTTAGCAAAGAGTAAAAATCCTTCCATGGGAGAAAGCAAGAAAGTGGCTCCTAAATCTTTGCACTTGTCTCTTAGTTTGGATTCTCCAAATTCTGATCCAGCTGCTCTTGCATCAGCTCCTATGACAACTACTCGAAAATCATTTATTATGGAGAAAATGAAGGATAAGGACATTGTCAAACGAGCATTCAAGACATTCCAAAACAATTTCAGCCAGTTGAAGGCTTCTGCTGAAGAGAGATCTTTGGGAGCAAAGCAG GTGCTCGCAAAGGGGACAGAAGTTAAGGTTTCCAATTCTATGACTCCACGAAAAGAGAATGCAGG GTCTTTCAAAGCAGCTAATATGGATAAAAAAACTGCTAAGGCAGCCCCATCTTCTTTTGGCTTGAAAAGTGATGAAAGGgcagagaaaaggaaagag TTTTCTAAGAAACTGGAAGAGAAATCAAAAGCAAAAGAGGCTGAGAGTACATgcctccaaacaaaatcaaag CAGGAAAAAGAGGTGGAGACTAGAAAGCTAAGACAGAGCCTTAATTTCAAAGCCACACCCATGCCAGGTTTTTATCGGGGACAAAAATTGTCAAAAAGCCCTTTAGATAAG GAGGGTTCCAAGACACTTGGGATATAG
- the LOC110643325 gene encoding protein WVD2-like 7 isoform X2, translating to MGESIMAASSDEDKMGETAASDRALEVSVSFGRFENDSLSWEKWSSFSQNKYMEEVEKCATPGSVAKKKAYFEAHYKKIAARKAEQLGQEKQMEHDLLGSNDQNGGDPIGKACGTDPESHIPNGQSQTSAEGTGQETKLDSLLGSGHVGEVDEDAAINVEGQGSLIERVEELGIRLDGPTLDKPEEVALVKEDETLYTASQEIKDSPEKLDKETQRIPVIKEENVKLDHWKEYQKTSAMSKIRDVTRIKKKPASPVSKSPQISTSKVPKTMPTSSTLSTSRPSTKKITGSCLAKSKNPSMGESKKVAPKSLHLSLSLDSPNSDPAALASAPMTTTRKSFIMEKMKDKDIVKRAFKTFQNNFSQLKASAEERSLGAKQVLAKGTEVKVSNSMTPRKENAGSFKAANMDKKTAKAAPSSFGLKSDERAEKRKEFSKKLEEKSKAKEAESTCLQTKSKEKEVETRKLRQSLNFKATPMPGFYRGQKLSKSPLDKEGSKTLGI from the exons ATGGGCGAATCAATAATGGCTGCCTCAAGTGATGAAGATAAG ATGGGGGAGACAGCTGCTTCAGATCGTGCCCTTGAAGTGTCGGTTTCATTTGGTAGATTTGAGAATGATTCATTGTCTTGGGAGAAATGGTCATCTTTCTCACAGAATAAGTACATGGAGGAAGTTGAGAAGTGTGCCACACCTGGATCTGTAGCTAAGAAAAAGGCTTACTTTGAAGCCCATTACAAAAAGATTGCTGCCAGAAAGGCTGAGCAGCTGGGTCAGGAGAAGCAAATGGAACATGACTTGCTagggtcaaatgatcaaaatggtgGAGATCCCATTGGAAAAGCTTGTGGGACAGATCCTGAATCTCATATACCCAATGGCCAAAGCCAAACTTCTGCTGAAGGGACTGGGCAAGAAACCAAATTGGATAGTTTGTTGGGTTCTGGCCATGTTGGTGAGGTTGATGAAGATGCTGCAATCAATGTGGAAGGTCAAGGCTCATTGATTGAAAGAGTGGAAGAACTGGGTATCAGACTAGATGGTCCCACACTAGACAAGCCAGAAGAAGTTGCTTTAGTTAAAGAAGATGAGACATTGTACACAGCGTCTCAGGAAATAAAGGACTCGCCAGAGAAGTTGGACAAAGAGACACAAAGGATTCCTGTAATTAAAGAGGAAAATGTGAAGTTAGATCATTGGAAGGAGTATCAAAAG ACTTCTGCAATGAGTAAGATTAGAGACGTGACAAGGATAAAGAAAAAACCAGCATCACCTGTATCTAAATCACCCCAGATTTCCACCTCAAAGGTCCCAAAGACAATGCCAACTTCTAGCACATTGTCCACATCACGGCCTTCAACAAAGAAAATAACTGGTTCATGCTTAGCAAAGAGTAAAAATCCTTCCATGGGAGAAAGCAAGAAAGTGGCTCCTAAATCTTTGCACTTGTCTCTTAGTTTGGATTCTCCAAATTCTGATCCAGCTGCTCTTGCATCAGCTCCTATGACAACTACTCGAAAATCATTTATTATGGAGAAAATGAAGGATAAGGACATTGTCAAACGAGCATTCAAGACATTCCAAAACAATTTCAGCCAGTTGAAGGCTTCTGCTGAAGAGAGATCTTTGGGAGCAAAGCAG GTGCTCGCAAAGGGGACAGAAGTTAAGGTTTCCAATTCTATGACTCCACGAAAAGAGAATGCAGG GTCTTTCAAAGCAGCTAATATGGATAAAAAAACTGCTAAGGCAGCCCCATCTTCTTTTGGCTTGAAAAGTGATGAAAGGgcagagaaaaggaaagag TTTTCTAAGAAACTGGAAGAGAAATCAAAAGCAAAAGAGGCTGAGAGTACATgcctccaaacaaaatcaaag GAAAAAGAGGTGGAGACTAGAAAGCTAAGACAGAGCCTTAATTTCAAAGCCACACCCATGCCAGGTTTTTATCGGGGACAAAAATTGTCAAAAAGCCCTTTAGATAAG GAGGGTTCCAAGACACTTGGGATATAG
- the LOC110643325 gene encoding protein WVD2-like 7 isoform X1 — MGESIMAASSDEDKMGETAASDRALEVSVSFGRFENDSLSWEKWSSFSQNKYMEEVEKCATPGSVAKKKAYFEAHYKKIAARKAEQLGQEKQMEHDLLGSNDQNGGDPIGKACGTDPESHIPNGQSQTSAEGTGQETKLDSLLGSGHVGEVDEDAAINVEGQGSLIERVEELGIRLDGPTLDKPEEVALVKEDETLYTASQEIKDSPEKLDKETQRIPVIKEENVKLDHWKEYQKTSAMSKIRDVTRIKKKPASPVSKSPQISTSKVPKTMPTSSTLSTSRPSTKKITGSCLAKSKNPSMGESKKVAPKSLHLSLSLDSPNSDPAALASAPMTTTRKSFIMEKMKDKDIVKRAFKTFQNNFSQLKASAEERSLGAKQVLAKGTEVKVSNSMTPRKENAGSFKAANMDKKTAKAAPSSFGLKSDERAEKRKEFSKKLEEKSKAKEAESTCLQTKSKQEKEVETRKLRQSLNFKATPMPGFYRGQKLSKSPLDKEGSKTLGI, encoded by the exons ATGGGCGAATCAATAATGGCTGCCTCAAGTGATGAAGATAAG ATGGGGGAGACAGCTGCTTCAGATCGTGCCCTTGAAGTGTCGGTTTCATTTGGTAGATTTGAGAATGATTCATTGTCTTGGGAGAAATGGTCATCTTTCTCACAGAATAAGTACATGGAGGAAGTTGAGAAGTGTGCCACACCTGGATCTGTAGCTAAGAAAAAGGCTTACTTTGAAGCCCATTACAAAAAGATTGCTGCCAGAAAGGCTGAGCAGCTGGGTCAGGAGAAGCAAATGGAACATGACTTGCTagggtcaaatgatcaaaatggtgGAGATCCCATTGGAAAAGCTTGTGGGACAGATCCTGAATCTCATATACCCAATGGCCAAAGCCAAACTTCTGCTGAAGGGACTGGGCAAGAAACCAAATTGGATAGTTTGTTGGGTTCTGGCCATGTTGGTGAGGTTGATGAAGATGCTGCAATCAATGTGGAAGGTCAAGGCTCATTGATTGAAAGAGTGGAAGAACTGGGTATCAGACTAGATGGTCCCACACTAGACAAGCCAGAAGAAGTTGCTTTAGTTAAAGAAGATGAGACATTGTACACAGCGTCTCAGGAAATAAAGGACTCGCCAGAGAAGTTGGACAAAGAGACACAAAGGATTCCTGTAATTAAAGAGGAAAATGTGAAGTTAGATCATTGGAAGGAGTATCAAAAG ACTTCTGCAATGAGTAAGATTAGAGACGTGACAAGGATAAAGAAAAAACCAGCATCACCTGTATCTAAATCACCCCAGATTTCCACCTCAAAGGTCCCAAAGACAATGCCAACTTCTAGCACATTGTCCACATCACGGCCTTCAACAAAGAAAATAACTGGTTCATGCTTAGCAAAGAGTAAAAATCCTTCCATGGGAGAAAGCAAGAAAGTGGCTCCTAAATCTTTGCACTTGTCTCTTAGTTTGGATTCTCCAAATTCTGATCCAGCTGCTCTTGCATCAGCTCCTATGACAACTACTCGAAAATCATTTATTATGGAGAAAATGAAGGATAAGGACATTGTCAAACGAGCATTCAAGACATTCCAAAACAATTTCAGCCAGTTGAAGGCTTCTGCTGAAGAGAGATCTTTGGGAGCAAAGCAG GTGCTCGCAAAGGGGACAGAAGTTAAGGTTTCCAATTCTATGACTCCACGAAAAGAGAATGCAGG GTCTTTCAAAGCAGCTAATATGGATAAAAAAACTGCTAAGGCAGCCCCATCTTCTTTTGGCTTGAAAAGTGATGAAAGGgcagagaaaaggaaagag TTTTCTAAGAAACTGGAAGAGAAATCAAAAGCAAAAGAGGCTGAGAGTACATgcctccaaacaaaatcaaag CAGGAAAAAGAGGTGGAGACTAGAAAGCTAAGACAGAGCCTTAATTTCAAAGCCACACCCATGCCAGGTTTTTATCGGGGACAAAAATTGTCAAAAAGCCCTTTAGATAAG GAGGGTTCCAAGACACTTGGGATATAG
- the LOC110643325 gene encoding protein WVD2-like 7 isoform X6, which translates to MGETAASDRALEVSVSFGRFENDSLSWEKWSSFSQNKYMEEVEKCATPGSVAKKKAYFEAHYKKIAARKAEQLGQEKQMEHDLLGSNDQNGGDPIGKACGTDPESHIPNGQSQTSAEGTGQETKLDSLLGSGHVGEVDEDAAINVEGQGSLIERVEELGIRLDGPTLDKPEEVALVKEDETLYTASQEIKDSPEKLDKETQRIPVIKEENVKLDHWKEYQKTSAMSKIRDVTRIKKKPASPVSKSPQISTSKVPKTMPTSSTLSTSRPSTKKITGSCLAKSKNPSMGESKKVAPKSLHLSLSLDSPNSDPAALASAPMTTTRKSFIMEKMKDKDIVKRAFKTFQNNFSQLKASAEERSLGAKQVLAKGTEVKVSNSMTPRKENAGSFKAANMDKKTAKAAPSSFGLKSDERAEKRKEFSKKLEEKSKAKEAESTCLQTKSKEKEVETRKLRQSLNFKATPMPGFYRGQKLSKSPLDKEGSKTLGI; encoded by the exons ATGGGGGAGACAGCTGCTTCAGATCGTGCCCTTGAAGTGTCGGTTTCATTTGGTAGATTTGAGAATGATTCATTGTCTTGGGAGAAATGGTCATCTTTCTCACAGAATAAGTACATGGAGGAAGTTGAGAAGTGTGCCACACCTGGATCTGTAGCTAAGAAAAAGGCTTACTTTGAAGCCCATTACAAAAAGATTGCTGCCAGAAAGGCTGAGCAGCTGGGTCAGGAGAAGCAAATGGAACATGACTTGCTagggtcaaatgatcaaaatggtgGAGATCCCATTGGAAAAGCTTGTGGGACAGATCCTGAATCTCATATACCCAATGGCCAAAGCCAAACTTCTGCTGAAGGGACTGGGCAAGAAACCAAATTGGATAGTTTGTTGGGTTCTGGCCATGTTGGTGAGGTTGATGAAGATGCTGCAATCAATGTGGAAGGTCAAGGCTCATTGATTGAAAGAGTGGAAGAACTGGGTATCAGACTAGATGGTCCCACACTAGACAAGCCAGAAGAAGTTGCTTTAGTTAAAGAAGATGAGACATTGTACACAGCGTCTCAGGAAATAAAGGACTCGCCAGAGAAGTTGGACAAAGAGACACAAAGGATTCCTGTAATTAAAGAGGAAAATGTGAAGTTAGATCATTGGAAGGAGTATCAAAAG ACTTCTGCAATGAGTAAGATTAGAGACGTGACAAGGATAAAGAAAAAACCAGCATCACCTGTATCTAAATCACCCCAGATTTCCACCTCAAAGGTCCCAAAGACAATGCCAACTTCTAGCACATTGTCCACATCACGGCCTTCAACAAAGAAAATAACTGGTTCATGCTTAGCAAAGAGTAAAAATCCTTCCATGGGAGAAAGCAAGAAAGTGGCTCCTAAATCTTTGCACTTGTCTCTTAGTTTGGATTCTCCAAATTCTGATCCAGCTGCTCTTGCATCAGCTCCTATGACAACTACTCGAAAATCATTTATTATGGAGAAAATGAAGGATAAGGACATTGTCAAACGAGCATTCAAGACATTCCAAAACAATTTCAGCCAGTTGAAGGCTTCTGCTGAAGAGAGATCTTTGGGAGCAAAGCAG GTGCTCGCAAAGGGGACAGAAGTTAAGGTTTCCAATTCTATGACTCCACGAAAAGAGAATGCAGG GTCTTTCAAAGCAGCTAATATGGATAAAAAAACTGCTAAGGCAGCCCCATCTTCTTTTGGCTTGAAAAGTGATGAAAGGgcagagaaaaggaaagag TTTTCTAAGAAACTGGAAGAGAAATCAAAAGCAAAAGAGGCTGAGAGTACATgcctccaaacaaaatcaaag GAAAAAGAGGTGGAGACTAGAAAGCTAAGACAGAGCCTTAATTTCAAAGCCACACCCATGCCAGGTTTTTATCGGGGACAAAAATTGTCAAAAAGCCCTTTAGATAAG GAGGGTTCCAAGACACTTGGGATATAG
- the LOC110643325 gene encoding protein WVD2-like 7 isoform X7: MGESIMAASSDEDKMGETAASDRALEVSVSFGRFENDSLSWEKWSSFSQNKYMEEVEKCATPGSVAKKKAYFEAHYKKIAARKAEQLGQEKQMEHDLLGSNDQNGGDPIGKACGTDPESHIPNGQSQTSAEGTGQETKLDSLLGSGHVGEVDEDAAINVEGQGSLIERVEELGIRLDGPTLDKPEEVALVKEDETLYTASQEIKDSPEKLDKETQRIPVIKEENVKLDHWKEYQKTSAMSKIRDVTRIKKKPASPVSKSPQISTSKVPKTMPTSSTLSTSRPSTKKITGSCLAKSKNPSMGESKKVAPKSLHLSLSLDSPNSDPAALASAPMTTTRKSFIMEKMKDKDIVKRAFKTFQNNFSQLKASAEERSLGAKQVLAKGTEVKVSNSMTPRKENAGSFKAANMDKKTAKAAPSSFGLKSDERAEKRKEFSKKLEEKSKAKEAESTCLQTKSKEGSKTLGI; the protein is encoded by the exons ATGGGCGAATCAATAATGGCTGCCTCAAGTGATGAAGATAAG ATGGGGGAGACAGCTGCTTCAGATCGTGCCCTTGAAGTGTCGGTTTCATTTGGTAGATTTGAGAATGATTCATTGTCTTGGGAGAAATGGTCATCTTTCTCACAGAATAAGTACATGGAGGAAGTTGAGAAGTGTGCCACACCTGGATCTGTAGCTAAGAAAAAGGCTTACTTTGAAGCCCATTACAAAAAGATTGCTGCCAGAAAGGCTGAGCAGCTGGGTCAGGAGAAGCAAATGGAACATGACTTGCTagggtcaaatgatcaaaatggtgGAGATCCCATTGGAAAAGCTTGTGGGACAGATCCTGAATCTCATATACCCAATGGCCAAAGCCAAACTTCTGCTGAAGGGACTGGGCAAGAAACCAAATTGGATAGTTTGTTGGGTTCTGGCCATGTTGGTGAGGTTGATGAAGATGCTGCAATCAATGTGGAAGGTCAAGGCTCATTGATTGAAAGAGTGGAAGAACTGGGTATCAGACTAGATGGTCCCACACTAGACAAGCCAGAAGAAGTTGCTTTAGTTAAAGAAGATGAGACATTGTACACAGCGTCTCAGGAAATAAAGGACTCGCCAGAGAAGTTGGACAAAGAGACACAAAGGATTCCTGTAATTAAAGAGGAAAATGTGAAGTTAGATCATTGGAAGGAGTATCAAAAG ACTTCTGCAATGAGTAAGATTAGAGACGTGACAAGGATAAAGAAAAAACCAGCATCACCTGTATCTAAATCACCCCAGATTTCCACCTCAAAGGTCCCAAAGACAATGCCAACTTCTAGCACATTGTCCACATCACGGCCTTCAACAAAGAAAATAACTGGTTCATGCTTAGCAAAGAGTAAAAATCCTTCCATGGGAGAAAGCAAGAAAGTGGCTCCTAAATCTTTGCACTTGTCTCTTAGTTTGGATTCTCCAAATTCTGATCCAGCTGCTCTTGCATCAGCTCCTATGACAACTACTCGAAAATCATTTATTATGGAGAAAATGAAGGATAAGGACATTGTCAAACGAGCATTCAAGACATTCCAAAACAATTTCAGCCAGTTGAAGGCTTCTGCTGAAGAGAGATCTTTGGGAGCAAAGCAG GTGCTCGCAAAGGGGACAGAAGTTAAGGTTTCCAATTCTATGACTCCACGAAAAGAGAATGCAGG GTCTTTCAAAGCAGCTAATATGGATAAAAAAACTGCTAAGGCAGCCCCATCTTCTTTTGGCTTGAAAAGTGATGAAAGGgcagagaaaaggaaagag TTTTCTAAGAAACTGGAAGAGAAATCAAAAGCAAAAGAGGCTGAGAGTACATgcctccaaacaaaatcaaag GAGGGTTCCAAGACACTTGGGATATAG
- the LOC110643325 gene encoding protein WVD2-like 7 isoform X4, whose amino-acid sequence MGESIMAASSDEDKMGETAASDRALEVSVSFGRFENDSLSWEKWSSFSQNKYMEEVEKCATPGSVAKKKAYFEAHYKKIAARKAEQLGQEKQMEHDLLGSNDQNGGDPIGKACGTDPESHIPNGQSQTSAEGTGQETKLDSLLGSGHVGEVDEDAAINVEGQGSLIERVEELGIRLDGPTLDKPEEVALVKEDETLYTASQEIKDSPEKLDKETQRIPVIKEENVKLDHWKEYQKTSAMSKIRDVTRIKKKPASPVSKSPQISTSKVPKTMPTSSTLSTSRPSTKKITGSCLAKSKNPSMGESKKVAPKSLHLSLSLDSPNSDPAALASAPMTTTRKSFIMEKMKDKDIVKRAFKTFQNNFSQLKASAEERSLGAKQVLAKGTEVKVSNSMTPRKENAGSFKAANMDKKTAKAAPSSFGLKSDERAEKRKEFSKKLEEKSKAKEAESTCLQTKSKEKEVETRKLRQSLNFKATPMPGFYRGQKLSKSPLDK is encoded by the exons ATGGGCGAATCAATAATGGCTGCCTCAAGTGATGAAGATAAG ATGGGGGAGACAGCTGCTTCAGATCGTGCCCTTGAAGTGTCGGTTTCATTTGGTAGATTTGAGAATGATTCATTGTCTTGGGAGAAATGGTCATCTTTCTCACAGAATAAGTACATGGAGGAAGTTGAGAAGTGTGCCACACCTGGATCTGTAGCTAAGAAAAAGGCTTACTTTGAAGCCCATTACAAAAAGATTGCTGCCAGAAAGGCTGAGCAGCTGGGTCAGGAGAAGCAAATGGAACATGACTTGCTagggtcaaatgatcaaaatggtgGAGATCCCATTGGAAAAGCTTGTGGGACAGATCCTGAATCTCATATACCCAATGGCCAAAGCCAAACTTCTGCTGAAGGGACTGGGCAAGAAACCAAATTGGATAGTTTGTTGGGTTCTGGCCATGTTGGTGAGGTTGATGAAGATGCTGCAATCAATGTGGAAGGTCAAGGCTCATTGATTGAAAGAGTGGAAGAACTGGGTATCAGACTAGATGGTCCCACACTAGACAAGCCAGAAGAAGTTGCTTTAGTTAAAGAAGATGAGACATTGTACACAGCGTCTCAGGAAATAAAGGACTCGCCAGAGAAGTTGGACAAAGAGACACAAAGGATTCCTGTAATTAAAGAGGAAAATGTGAAGTTAGATCATTGGAAGGAGTATCAAAAG ACTTCTGCAATGAGTAAGATTAGAGACGTGACAAGGATAAAGAAAAAACCAGCATCACCTGTATCTAAATCACCCCAGATTTCCACCTCAAAGGTCCCAAAGACAATGCCAACTTCTAGCACATTGTCCACATCACGGCCTTCAACAAAGAAAATAACTGGTTCATGCTTAGCAAAGAGTAAAAATCCTTCCATGGGAGAAAGCAAGAAAGTGGCTCCTAAATCTTTGCACTTGTCTCTTAGTTTGGATTCTCCAAATTCTGATCCAGCTGCTCTTGCATCAGCTCCTATGACAACTACTCGAAAATCATTTATTATGGAGAAAATGAAGGATAAGGACATTGTCAAACGAGCATTCAAGACATTCCAAAACAATTTCAGCCAGTTGAAGGCTTCTGCTGAAGAGAGATCTTTGGGAGCAAAGCAG GTGCTCGCAAAGGGGACAGAAGTTAAGGTTTCCAATTCTATGACTCCACGAAAAGAGAATGCAGG GTCTTTCAAAGCAGCTAATATGGATAAAAAAACTGCTAAGGCAGCCCCATCTTCTTTTGGCTTGAAAAGTGATGAAAGGgcagagaaaaggaaagag TTTTCTAAGAAACTGGAAGAGAAATCAAAAGCAAAAGAGGCTGAGAGTACATgcctccaaacaaaatcaaag GAAAAAGAGGTGGAGACTAGAAAGCTAAGACAGAGCCTTAATTTCAAAGCCACACCCATGCCAGGTTTTTATCGGGGACAAAAATTGTCAAAAAGCCCTTTAGATAAG TGA
- the LOC110643325 gene encoding protein WVD2-like 7 isoform X3 yields the protein MGESIMAASSDEDKMGETAASDRALEVSVSFGRFENDSLSWEKWSSFSQNKYMEEVEKCATPGSVAKKKAYFEAHYKKIAARKAEQLGQEKQMEHDLLGSNDQNGGDPIGKACGTDPESHIPNGQSQTSAEGTGQETKLDSLLGSGHVGEVDEDAAINVEGQGSLIERVEELGIRLDGPTLDKPEEVALVKEDETLYTASQEIKDSPEKLDKETQRIPVIKEENVKLDHWKEYQKTSAMSKIRDVTRIKKKPASPVSKSPQISTSKVPKTMPTSSTLSTSRPSTKKITGSCLAKSKNPSMGESKKVAPKSLHLSLSLDSPNSDPAALASAPMTTTRKSFIMEKMKDKDIVKRAFKTFQNNFSQLKASAEERSLGAKQVLAKGTEVKVSNSMTPRKENAGSFKAANMDKKTAKAAPSSFGLKSDERAEKRKEFSKKLEEKSKAKEAESTCLQTKSKQEKEVETRKLRQSLNFKATPMPGFYRGQKLSKSPLDK from the exons ATGGGCGAATCAATAATGGCTGCCTCAAGTGATGAAGATAAG ATGGGGGAGACAGCTGCTTCAGATCGTGCCCTTGAAGTGTCGGTTTCATTTGGTAGATTTGAGAATGATTCATTGTCTTGGGAGAAATGGTCATCTTTCTCACAGAATAAGTACATGGAGGAAGTTGAGAAGTGTGCCACACCTGGATCTGTAGCTAAGAAAAAGGCTTACTTTGAAGCCCATTACAAAAAGATTGCTGCCAGAAAGGCTGAGCAGCTGGGTCAGGAGAAGCAAATGGAACATGACTTGCTagggtcaaatgatcaaaatggtgGAGATCCCATTGGAAAAGCTTGTGGGACAGATCCTGAATCTCATATACCCAATGGCCAAAGCCAAACTTCTGCTGAAGGGACTGGGCAAGAAACCAAATTGGATAGTTTGTTGGGTTCTGGCCATGTTGGTGAGGTTGATGAAGATGCTGCAATCAATGTGGAAGGTCAAGGCTCATTGATTGAAAGAGTGGAAGAACTGGGTATCAGACTAGATGGTCCCACACTAGACAAGCCAGAAGAAGTTGCTTTAGTTAAAGAAGATGAGACATTGTACACAGCGTCTCAGGAAATAAAGGACTCGCCAGAGAAGTTGGACAAAGAGACACAAAGGATTCCTGTAATTAAAGAGGAAAATGTGAAGTTAGATCATTGGAAGGAGTATCAAAAG ACTTCTGCAATGAGTAAGATTAGAGACGTGACAAGGATAAAGAAAAAACCAGCATCACCTGTATCTAAATCACCCCAGATTTCCACCTCAAAGGTCCCAAAGACAATGCCAACTTCTAGCACATTGTCCACATCACGGCCTTCAACAAAGAAAATAACTGGTTCATGCTTAGCAAAGAGTAAAAATCCTTCCATGGGAGAAAGCAAGAAAGTGGCTCCTAAATCTTTGCACTTGTCTCTTAGTTTGGATTCTCCAAATTCTGATCCAGCTGCTCTTGCATCAGCTCCTATGACAACTACTCGAAAATCATTTATTATGGAGAAAATGAAGGATAAGGACATTGTCAAACGAGCATTCAAGACATTCCAAAACAATTTCAGCCAGTTGAAGGCTTCTGCTGAAGAGAGATCTTTGGGAGCAAAGCAG GTGCTCGCAAAGGGGACAGAAGTTAAGGTTTCCAATTCTATGACTCCACGAAAAGAGAATGCAGG GTCTTTCAAAGCAGCTAATATGGATAAAAAAACTGCTAAGGCAGCCCCATCTTCTTTTGGCTTGAAAAGTGATGAAAGGgcagagaaaaggaaagag TTTTCTAAGAAACTGGAAGAGAAATCAAAAGCAAAAGAGGCTGAGAGTACATgcctccaaacaaaatcaaag CAGGAAAAAGAGGTGGAGACTAGAAAGCTAAGACAGAGCCTTAATTTCAAAGCCACACCCATGCCAGGTTTTTATCGGGGACAAAAATTGTCAAAAAGCCCTTTAGATAAG TGA